A segment of the Acidobacteriota bacterium genome:
AGAGCGTGGTCAAACGGGCGACAGGCGTCAAGGATTCGTCGGGACTTCTTCCCGGTCATGGGGGACTCCTGGATCGCATCGATAGTCTGTTGTTCGCCGGTCCGGTGCTGTACCTCTATTACGACTGGCTCCTGAGAGGCCTTGTGTGAAGCGACTCGTCATCCTCGGTAGCACGGGCTCGATCGGCGTTAGCACGCTGGACATCGTTGCCAACCACCCGACGCTGTTCTCCGTGCGGGGGCTGGCCGCCGGGCGTCAGGTCGAGAAGTTGGCGCAGCAGGTTAAACGTTTTCAGCCGGAATGGGTTTCCGTCGCCGATGCCGAGGCTGCGGAGCGACTCGCCGATCTGATCGACGATGGACCGCGCATCGTCCACGGCCCCGAGGGGTTACTCGAGATCGTCGGCATCGACGACGTGGAGATGGTCGTTAGCGCGATCGTCGGCGCCGCCGGCATGCCACCGACGTTACGGGCCCTCGCGAAGGGTGTCGATGTGGCACTGGCCAACAAGGAGGCGCTTGTGGTCGCCGGGCGTCACATGACCGCGGCGGCACACAGCGCCGGCGCGCGAATCCTGCCCGTGGATAGCGAGCACAACGCGCTGCACCAGTGTCTCCGAGGCGAGGACGACGCCGAGGTGGCCGCGCTGTGGCTGACCGCATCCGGTGGACCGTTCCGCGGCAGGAAGAAAGATGAATTGACCCAGGTGACGGCGGAACAGGCTCTCGCGCATCCGACCTGGGAAATGGGCCCGAAGATCAGCATCGACTCCGCGACACTGATGAACAAGGGACTCGAGGTGATCGAGGCGCACTGGCTGTTCGGCCTGCCGCCGGAACGCATCCGTGTCGTGGTGCACCCGCAGAGCGTCGTCCATTCGATGGTGGAGTTTGTGGATGGCTCGTTCAAGGCCCAGCTCGGCGTCGCGGACATGCGTCACCCGATCCAGTACGCGTTGACCTGGCCCGAGCGCCGGGCCGGGACGCTGGACCGTTTTGACCCGGTCGCAGTATCGCGCTGGACCTTCGAAGAGCCGGACCTGGATGCGTTTCCCTGCCTCTCGCTGGCGTACGCGGCCCTGAGGCAGGGTGGCGCCGCGTGTGCCATCCTCAATGCGGCCAACGAGGTCGCGGTCGATGCCTTCCTCGCGGGCAAGATCGGGTTTGCCGAGATTCCAAAGATCCTTTCGGCCGTCATGTTGGCTCACCGGGATGCCGACGACGCCACGATCGAACGACTACTGGAAGCGGATGCGGCCGCACGCGAGACGGCGTGGCGATTCGTCGAGCAAGGAGTCTGTACGTGATGGGCGGGTTCTTCCAGGCGTTGTTCGCCTTCGTCGTGGTGCTGGCACCTCTGGTGTTCATTCACGAATTGGGGCACTTCCTCGTCGCCAAGGCGTTCCGCATCGGTGTGCCGGTCTTCTCGCTGGGCTTCGGTCCGCGTCTCCTCGGGTTTCGTCGAAAGGAGACGGATTATCGTCTCTCGCTGATTCCGCTCGGTGGCTACGTCCGCCTGAGTGGCGACGAGTCCGACGAACATCGCGTCGGGGCACCGGAGGAGTTCCTGTCCCGACCGCGTTGGCAACGATTCCTGGTCTTCGTCGCCGGTGCGACGTTCAACATCATTCTTGCGTTCGTCGTCTTCTGGGGCTACTTCGCGTTCTACGGCAAGATCGACGTCCCGCAGGTCTATCCACAGATCACCGATGTCGTCGAGGGCTCTCCGGCGGAAGGGGCCGGACTGGAGCTCGGGGATACGGTCGTCTCCATCGAAGGGTCCGACGTCCGCAATGCACAGGTCTTCCTCGATCACTACCTGATGGACATCAAGCTTCGTCCGAAGGATGAGATCGGGATGGAGATCGAGCGCGGGGGAGTTCGTCAGTCCTTGCGATTGGCGACCGGTCTCGATCCCGAAGACGGCTCCGGGGATCCCGGCTTCGGCGTGAGCTGGCTTGGCGGTGCGCCGGCCATCATCGAACTGGTCAGCCCCGGGGAACCTGCAGAGACTGCCGGGTTGCTCCCCGGGGATCACATCGTCGCTGCCGGTGGCTCGGAGGGGATCGGGCGACTCGAGTTGCAACTGCTCCTGATCAAGTCGCCGGATCAGGCGGTCGCTCTGGGTGTGATGCGCGATGGGCAACGCGTCGATATCGACGTCACCCCGAAGTTCGTCGAGGGGCGCGGCGGGATGATCGGGATTCAGTTCACCGCGATACAGGCGGCACGAATCGATCTGACCCTGGGGGAGGCGGCGTCCGAGTCCATCGCCACGAACATCGCCCTCTCGAAAACGTTGTTTGTGGTGTTGAAGCGATTGGTTACGGGGCGGGTCTCGACGAAAACGCTCTCGGGTCCCATCGGAATCGCCCAGGTCGCCAAGGATGCCCTGCGGGCCGGTGGGGAGACGTTCCTTTATCTGCTGGGTTTCTTCAGTCTCCAGTTGGGGATCCTTAACCTGTTGCCGATCCCCGTTCTGGATGGCGGTCACATCTTGATCCTCGGCGTCGAGTCGGTGATGCGACGCGACCTCTCGGACATGATCAAGGAACGGGTCATGCAGGTGGGGCTGGTCTTCCTGCTCCTGTTCATGGGGTTGGTCATCGTTCAGGACATCGTCAAGACGCTCTGACGTCACCTGTCCGCGCAACGTCTCGTGACAGGTTGTCCGTCGACGGACGGTTGTCGCATTACACACCCGGAATCCCTTGTCGGCGACGATGCCGGCATGGTCTGCCATTTGCAGTCCTCTCTGGAGTCACGAAGGATCGTGACCCCAAGGAGGAGACGGAGTCATGCGAAGTTCCTGGAGATCGTTGCAGAAGTATCTCGTTTCATTGTGTCTGATCGGTTCGCTGGCCGGCACGCTGGGTCTGGCGGCCGAGCCGGAGGATGCCGCAAAGCGTGCGTCCGCATCGAAGAGTGAGCGGCAGACGGTCGTCCTCAACCAGGCGACCGTCGAACAGCTTCAGACGCTTCCCGGAGTCGGGCCGTCGATCGCCAGACGGATCGTCGAGTTTCGCGATCAGCACGGAGCCTTCGAGCGGCTCGAGGACCTGATGCGGGTCAAGGGTGTCGGAGAGAAGACGTTCCTCAAGCTCAAGCCACACCTGAAGCTCGGGAAAAGCTCGGGTTGATGCGCGGAGAACCATCCCGAGGTCTGGGGTTGGTGGAACTCCTCGCCGTCCTCGCGATGTTGGGTGTTGTCGCGATGGTCGCGTTTCCGGGTCTCGGCAGGCTGAAGCGAAGCGCGGAGATCGCGGCCGCCTCTCGCGAGTTGGCGACAACCCTGGAATCCCTGCGCTGGATCAGCACGACGGAGCGTCGTTACGTCGGCCTGTGGTTCGATCATGCCGATGCGCGTTGGAGTTGGTGGCGTGTCGCCGACGGGAACGGCAATGGTCTACGGGCACGAGAGATCGCGGACGGATCCGACCTGACCGTCTCCGGGCCTCACGATTGGCGCCGCAACGGAAACCGGACCCTCATCGGCTTGCCACCGATGAGGGTTCGACGGATCCCGCCGGGACGGGGTTGGATGCCGGTGCCTCGAGACCCGATTCGCTTCGGTCAATCGGATCTCGTCTCGTTCGCGCCGGATGGGTCCAGCAGTAGCGGCACCGTGTTCCTCACCGACGGGCGTCAGGAGGTTGCTGCGGTCGTGCTTTACGGTGGGACCGGCCGTGTCCGGGTCTGGCGTTGGAACCTCAGAAAGGAGGTGTGGACCCGATGACCGAGGATGGACACGTCGCGTCGTTTCGGGCGGCCGATGCCTACGCGGTGGAGGTCGTTCGGGCGGCCCAACGGATCGGGACCGGTCGCGATGCGACCCTCCTGAGAGAGCTGCGTCGCTCCGCGTTGCGTTGTGGGGGAGCCCTGGTGGCGGCGTCGGTCGCCCACCCGACCTCCGTCACCGCCAAGGCATCCCTCGAGGCGGCCCGGGGGGCGTTGGCGGAAGGGGGCTATTACCTCTATCTGGCCCGCCGTTTCGGCCTGCTGGATGCCCGAGGCTATCGGGCGCTACGGGTGCGACAGGAGGCGGCCCTCAAGGAGCTCACCGGGCTACTGGATCGGTCCTCTTCGTCTGTTGAGGCACCTGAGCCCTGATGATAGCCTGACGCCCTATGGTAGACATCGCGCTGGCGACCGCAATCGTGGGGCATATCGCTACATGGTTCCTGGTCATCGCCACGACCCTCGGCGGGAGTCACTCGGCTCGGGTGCTGGCATCCGGCACGGCGATCCTCGTCTGGATCGCCCATCTGATGGCGTTGATCGGAACCGTCCTCGGAGATTCACCGCAGAGCGTCGGCAATCTCGCGGGGTTCTTCCTGGTCGGCGGCTGGGTCGTTTCTTGTCTCCATCTCTACGTCTGGTTTCGCCGCAAGGCCGACGTGGCCGGCTGGGTGTTGCCTCCGGTGGCCGCCATGGCGGCGGTGGGAGCGCTGCGGGCCGGCACGACCCTATCGAGCGCCGATCCGGACTCGGGTCGTTGGCTTCTCGTTCATATTTCGTTGTCGGCGTTGGCTCTCGGGGTTCTCTGCCTCGCGTTCGTCATGAGTCTGCTCTTCCTGGCGCAGGACCGTGCGCTGAAGTCCCGACAGGGAATGAACTGGGTCGATCGTCTACCGGCCTTGCGTGAGGCCGATCGGGTGGGCCAGGTCGGGCTGGTGGTCGGGTTCGTGCTGTTGACCGCAGGGATCGCCAGCGGATTCATCGTGCATGGCGGGGTGACGTCCGAGGGTCTCACGGCCAATCCCAAACAGGCCTTCGCTCTCCTGACGTGGCTCATCTTCGCCGCTGTCATCGCCGCCCGCGGGTGGCTGGGGATTCGGGGTCGGCGGTCGGCGTACATGACGATTGCCGGTTTCGCGCTCGGTATTCTCACGGTCGTCGGGATGGTGCCCTGAGATGCTGATCCTGCTGGGAGCCAGTCATCGATCCGCCCCGCTCGAGATCCGTGAGCGCCTCGCGATCTCCCGTGCCGACCTGCCGGGTGGCCTCGTCCGTCTCACCGAGGTGGATGGGGTCGAGGAGGGGCTGATCTTCTCGACCTGCAACCGGACGGAGATTCTGATCCGTACCGATCAATCGCTGGATGCGATGCGACCCGGCCTCCGGGCGTTCGTCGCCGGCCAACACGCGGTCAACGAGCGACAACTCGAGGAGCACACCTACGAGCTGACCGGCGAGTCCGCCATCCGACATTTGTTTCGTGTCGCCAGTGGGTTGGACTCCATGATCCTGGGCGAGCCCCAGATCACCGGCCAGATCAAGCGGGCCTATGACGCCGCCCGCGAGCAACGGGCGACGGGCGCGATCCTCGATCGATTGCTCCAGCACGGATTCTCGACGGCCAAGAGAGTCCGGACCGAGACGGCCATCGCGCGGAACCCGGTGTCGATGGCGACGGCGGCGGTCTCGCTGGCCCGCAAAGTGTTCGGCGGCATCGAGGGGCATCGAGTGCTGGTGTTGGGGACCGGAGAGATCGCCTGCCTCCTCGCCAGGCATTTGCAGGGCCAGGGCATCGGCTCTCTGTTCATCGCAAGTCGAAGCTACTCGCGGGCCGTCACGACCAGCGCCGAGCTGGGGGCCGAGCCGACACACTGGGGAAGGATCATGGAGCGTGTCGAGGAAGTCGACATGGTCGTCAGTTGCACCGGGGCGGCGGAGCAGGTGATCACACGGGAGGAGTTGTCCCCCGTCCTTCGTCGTCGTCGCGCGCGACCGCTGTTTCTCATCGACCTCGCGGTCCCGAGGGATATCGATCCTGAGATCCGCCGGCTGGAACCGGTCTACCTCTATGACGTCGACGCCCTGCAGGGCATCGTCGATTCCAATCTCGGCGAACGTCAGACGGCCGCACGGGAGGCGGGAGAGATCGTCGAGCAAGAGGTCGACTCGTTCGTTCGCTGGCGACGATCCCTGAGCGTCACGCCGCAGATCGTTCGCCTACGTAAGGATGTAGCGACGACCGTCGACCATGAGATCGCGCGTTTCCTCAAACAGCATGCGCCTATCGATTCGGAACTGGAGCAGGCGGTGCGTCGTCTGGTGGGGCGGGTCAGTCAGAAATTGATTCATGGTCCGATCCGTCAGCTTCGCGATGCCGCCAGCGGCGGCGACGAGGAGTCGAACTCGGAGGATGGGCCGCGACAGGTCTTTCGCGGGGGGAAGGAGCGTTGAACCCCCTCACCGTAGGTGGCCGAGGGAGTGCACTGGCTCGATGGCAGGTGCGATGGGCCTGTCAGGCGTTGGAGGCCCGGCATCCCGGGATCGATCTCCAGGAGTCGGTCATCGAGACCCACGGGGATGTTTCGAGCGGACCGCTGGATCCGTTGGATCGGGGTGTGTTCGTGCGGACGATCCAGCAGGCGTTGCTCGACGGAGCCATCAACGTCGCGGTTCATAGCCTGAAGGACCTGCCGTCACGGACGCCCGATGGGCTGTTGCTGGCCGCGTTCCCCGGGCGGCATCCTGCGGAAGATCTGCTGATCGCAGGCGGCTCGCCGGATCTCACCGCCCTGCCCGAGGGGAGTC
Coding sequences within it:
- a CDS encoding 1-deoxy-D-xylulose-5-phosphate reductoisomerase; this encodes MKRLVILGSTGSIGVSTLDIVANHPTLFSVRGLAAGRQVEKLAQQVKRFQPEWVSVADAEAAERLADLIDDGPRIVHGPEGLLEIVGIDDVEMVVSAIVGAAGMPPTLRALAKGVDVALANKEALVVAGRHMTAAAHSAGARILPVDSEHNALHQCLRGEDDAEVAALWLTASGGPFRGRKKDELTQVTAEQALAHPTWEMGPKISIDSATLMNKGLEVIEAHWLFGLPPERIRVVVHPQSVVHSMVEFVDGSFKAQLGVADMRHPIQYALTWPERRAGTLDRFDPVAVSRWTFEEPDLDAFPCLSLAYAALRQGGAACAILNAANEVAVDAFLAGKIGFAEIPKILSAVMLAHRDADDATIERLLEADAAARETAWRFVEQGVCT
- a CDS encoding site-2 protease family protein, producing the protein MAIRRARSLYVMGGFFQALFAFVVVLAPLVFIHELGHFLVAKAFRIGVPVFSLGFGPRLLGFRRKETDYRLSLIPLGGYVRLSGDESDEHRVGAPEEFLSRPRWQRFLVFVAGATFNIILAFVVFWGYFAFYGKIDVPQVYPQITDVVEGSPAEGAGLELGDTVVSIEGSDVRNAQVFLDHYLMDIKLRPKDEIGMEIERGGVRQSLRLATGLDPEDGSGDPGFGVSWLGGAPAIIELVSPGEPAETAGLLPGDHIVAAGGSEGIGRLELQLLLIKSPDQAVALGVMRDGQRVDIDVTPKFVEGRGGMIGIQFTAIQAARIDLTLGEAASESIATNIALSKTLFVVLKRLVTGRVSTKTLSGPIGIAQVAKDALRAGGETFLYLLGFFSLQLGILNLLPIPVLDGGHILILGVESVMRRDLSDMIKERVMQVGLVFLLLFMGLVIVQDIVKTL
- a CDS encoding helix-hairpin-helix domain-containing protein; this encodes MRSSWRSLQKYLVSLCLIGSLAGTLGLAAEPEDAAKRASASKSERQTVVLNQATVEQLQTLPGVGPSIARRIVEFRDQHGAFERLEDLMRVKGVGEKTFLKLKPHLKLGKSSG
- a CDS encoding four helix bundle protein — protein: MTEDGHVASFRAADAYAVEVVRAAQRIGTGRDATLLRELRRSALRCGGALVAASVAHPTSVTAKASLEAARGALAEGGYYLYLARRFGLLDARGYRALRVRQEAALKELTGLLDRSSSSVEAPEP
- the ccsA gene encoding cytochrome c biogenesis protein CcsA, with amino-acid sequence MVDIALATAIVGHIATWFLVIATTLGGSHSARVLASGTAILVWIAHLMALIGTVLGDSPQSVGNLAGFFLVGGWVVSCLHLYVWFRRKADVAGWVLPPVAAMAAVGALRAGTTLSSADPDSGRWLLVHISLSALALGVLCLAFVMSLLFLAQDRALKSRQGMNWVDRLPALREADRVGQVGLVVGFVLLTAGIASGFIVHGGVTSEGLTANPKQAFALLTWLIFAAVIAARGWLGIRGRRSAYMTIAGFALGILTVVGMVP
- the hemA gene encoding glutamyl-tRNA reductase → MLILLGASHRSAPLEIRERLAISRADLPGGLVRLTEVDGVEEGLIFSTCNRTEILIRTDQSLDAMRPGLRAFVAGQHAVNERQLEEHTYELTGESAIRHLFRVASGLDSMILGEPQITGQIKRAYDAAREQRATGAILDRLLQHGFSTAKRVRTETAIARNPVSMATAAVSLARKVFGGIEGHRVLVLGTGEIACLLARHLQGQGIGSLFIASRSYSRAVTTSAELGAEPTHWGRIMERVEEVDMVVSCTGAAEQVITREELSPVLRRRRARPLFLIDLAVPRDIDPEIRRLEPVYLYDVDALQGIVDSNLGERQTAAREAGEIVEQEVDSFVRWRRSLSVTPQIVRLRKDVATTVDHEIARFLKQHAPIDSELEQAVRRLVGRVSQKLIHGPIRQLRDAASGGDEESNSEDGPRQVFRGGKER